The Branchiostoma floridae strain S238N-H82 chromosome 10, Bfl_VNyyK, whole genome shotgun sequence genome has a segment encoding these proteins:
- the LOC118424464 gene encoding avidin-like, which produces MTLVQNGTIITGFYGTAVESTKGAAGYTPPELLMSRPVENPHGTFAWIVIWSNGRSTTAWTAQCVICGDHAELHTTWLLRSKVDGCDDRWKATRVGEDTFTRYSQTEIEPLHGNL; this is translated from the exons ATGACTCTGGTGCAGAACGGCACGATCATCACCGGCTTTTACGGGACAGCGGTGGAGTCTACCAAG GGGGCGGCTGGATACACGCCACCTGAGTTGCTGATGTCCAGACCTGTGGAGAATCCACATGGAACGTTTGCCTGGATCGTGATCTGGAGCAACGGTCGGTCCACCACAGCATGGACAG CCCAATGTGTCATCTGTGGCGACCATGCTGAACTCCACACCACATGGCTGCTCCGCTCCAAGGTTGACGGCTGCGATGATCGCTGGAAGGCGACCCGGGTGGGAGAGGACACCTTCACCCGTTATTCACAGACGGAGATAGAGCCCTTACATGGTAATCTTTAA
- the LOC118425074 gene encoding fibropellin-3-like yields MTLVQNGTIITGFYGTAVESTQGAAGNSPPGLVMSRSVGDPHGTFAWIVNYSRSTSAWTAQCVICGGHVELHTTWVYRQKVDGCDDRWLAARVGEDTFTRYPQTATGPLHGHL; encoded by the exons ATGACGCTGGTGCAGAACGGCACGATCATCACCGGCTTTTACGGGACAGCGGTGGAGTCTACCCAg GGGGCGGCAGGGAACTCGCCACCTGGATTGGTGATGTCCAGGTCTGTGGGAGATCCTCACGGAACGTTTGCCTGGATCGTGAACTACAGTCGGTCCACCTCAGCATGGACAG CCCAATGCGTCATCTGTGGCGGTCATGTTGAACTCCATACCACATGGGTGTACCGCCAAAAGGTTGACGGCTGCGATGATCGCTGGCTGGCAGCCCGGGTGGGAGAGGACACCTTCACACGCTATCCACAGACGGCCACAGGGCCATTGCATGGCCATCTTTAA